Proteins encoded in a region of the Odocoileus virginianus isolate 20LAN1187 ecotype Illinois chromosome 9, Ovbor_1.2, whole genome shotgun sequence genome:
- the PRNP gene encoding major prion protein has product MVKSHIGSWILVLFVAMWSDVGLCKKRPKPGGGWNTGGSRYPGQGSPGGNRYPPQGGGGWGQPHGGGWGQPHGGGWGQPHGGGWGQPHGGGGWGQGGTHSQWNKPSKPKTNMKHVAGAAAAGAVVGGLGGYMLGSAMSRPLIHFGNDYEDRYYRENMYRYPNQVYYRPVDQYNNQNTFVHDCVNITVKQHTVTTTTKGENFTETDIKMMERVVEQMCITQYQRESQAYYQRGASVILFSSPPVILLISFLIFLIVG; this is encoded by the coding sequence ATGGTGAAAAGCCACATAGGCAGCTGGATCCTAGTTCTCTTTGTGGCCATGTGGAGTGACGTGGGCCTCTGCAAGAAGCGACCAAAACCTGGAGGAGGATGGAACACTGGGGGGAGCCGATACCCGGgacagggaagtcctggaggcAACCGCTATCCACCTCAGGGAGGGGGTGGCTGGGGTCAGCCCCATGGAGGTGGCTGGGGCCAACCTCATGGAGGTGGCTGGGGTCAGCCCCATGGTGGTGGCTGGGGGCAGCCACATGGTGGTGGAGGCTGGGGTCAAGGTGGTACCCACAGTCAGTGGAACAAGCCCAGTAAACCAAAAACCAACATGAAGCATGTGGCAGGAGCTGCTGCCGCTGGAGCAGTGGTAGGGGGCCTTGGTGGCTACATGCTGGGAAGTGCCATGAGCAGACCTCTTATACATTTTGGCAACGACTATGAGGACCGTTACTATCGTGAAAACATGTACCGTTACCCCAACCAAGTGTACTACAGGCCAGTGGATCAGTATAATAACCAGAACACCTTTGTGCATGACTGTGTCAACATCACAGTCAAGCAACACacagtcaccaccaccaccaagggggAGAACTTCACCGAAACTGACATTAAGATGATGGAGCGAGTTGTGGAGCAAATGTGCATCACCCAGTACCAGAGAGAATCCCAGGCTTATTACCAAAGAGGGGCAAGTGtgatcctcttctcctcccctcctgtgATCCTCCTCAtctctttcctcatttttctcatagTAGGATAG